In a single window of the Tellurirhabdus bombi genome:
- a CDS encoding PKD domain-containing protein, whose translation MLKIVPIFSILLLICTSCEPFNLEKKEFATCTKPTAKIGQNAFRLQVEFFVEDPQGDIGAVGWDLGDGQRKIGNRFTYIYTKPGTYTVNLTLANQCNDTFTTTRTITVTN comes from the coding sequence ATGCTTAAAATTGTACCTATTTTCTCTATTCTTTTATTGATTTGTACCTCCTGCGAGCCTTTTAATCTGGAGAAAAAAGAGTTTGCAACCTGTACAAAACCGACGGCCAAAATCGGCCAAAATGCGTTTCGTCTGCAAGTTGAATTTTTCGTGGAAGATCCGCAGGGCGACATTGGCGCCGTTGGCTGGGACCTAGGCGATGGGCAACGCAAAATTGGCAATCGCTTCACCTACATCTATACTAAACCTGGCACATACACCGTCAATCTTACGCTGGCCAATCAGTGCAACGATACCTTCACAACCACCCGTACCATAACCGTAACCAATTAA
- a CDS encoding tubulin-like doman-containing protein, which produces MKLFLFGIGGTGARVLRSLTMLLAAGAKAPADLTIIPILLDMDMQNGDTERALRLVEQYRTIRRIAYKDTAASQGTQTERRTFFATPLQPLGTLQAENAQERIGDSVLPKLTEHQGTFEEFLQVSSMEEIDREFLKLFYDNSAKPTSTELKLNLSVGFKGNPNIGSVVFNSLEDSAVYKYFTGAFNNETDRVFIISSIFGGTGSSGFPQLVKLLQHPSQKMHIRNARKGAVTVMPYFALEENTQSSIDQNRFLSKTKAALSYYQNQIDLDALYYIGDKPGSKLYPNVEGGSQQLNNAHVVELLAAESILHFASKHNDDFTENKRFYEYGLKRNDRRLDLPHFHDSTYHGVLEPLIRFTYATKLFTDFVPANLGEAFAKNLALPQNLNTSTFYQALRNFLGHHYKEWLREMAENDRSFHPFDLGAEFNSVVRAKRIETSFFDKGISDRFLREQAGRIEHNLQGSFPQTEQRFMQLLIDMAEKCRDKLGALNRELTDV; this is translated from the coding sequence ATGAAATTATTTCTTTTCGGTATAGGGGGAACGGGTGCTCGGGTGCTGCGTTCGCTGACAATGTTGCTGGCGGCTGGCGCGAAAGCCCCCGCCGATTTAACCATTATTCCGATTCTGCTGGACATGGACATGCAGAACGGCGATACCGAACGGGCATTGCGATTGGTGGAACAATACCGAACCATCCGACGCATTGCCTACAAAGATACGGCAGCCAGCCAGGGTACGCAGACGGAACGACGGACGTTTTTTGCCACGCCGCTGCAACCGCTCGGCACCCTACAGGCCGAAAATGCGCAGGAACGAATCGGCGATTCGGTATTGCCTAAACTGACCGAGCACCAGGGAACTTTCGAGGAGTTTTTGCAGGTCAGTAGCATGGAAGAAATTGACCGCGAGTTTCTGAAACTATTTTACGACAACTCGGCCAAGCCAACCAGTACGGAGCTAAAGCTGAATCTGTCGGTTGGCTTCAAAGGAAATCCCAATATCGGAAGTGTGGTGTTTAACTCGCTAGAGGATTCGGCGGTTTACAAATACTTCACGGGGGCGTTCAACAATGAAACGGATCGGGTCTTTATCATCAGTTCTATTTTTGGCGGAACGGGTTCATCGGGCTTTCCGCAACTGGTGAAGCTGTTGCAGCATCCCAGCCAGAAAATGCACATCCGCAATGCCCGTAAAGGGGCCGTGACGGTGATGCCTTATTTCGCGCTGGAAGAAAATACCCAGAGTTCGATTGATCAGAACCGCTTCCTGTCGAAAACCAAAGCGGCGCTGTCTTACTACCAGAACCAGATTGACCTCGACGCCTTATATTATATTGGTGATAAACCGGGCAGCAAGCTTTACCCGAACGTAGAAGGCGGCTCGCAGCAGTTGAACAACGCCCACGTGGTGGAACTGCTGGCGGCGGAATCGATTCTGCATTTTGCCAGCAAACACAACGACGATTTTACGGAAAACAAGCGCTTCTACGAATACGGCCTTAAACGCAACGACCGGCGTCTGGATTTGCCTCATTTTCACGATTCAACCTACCACGGCGTGCTGGAGCCCTTGATTCGGTTTACCTACGCAACGAAGTTATTTACCGATTTTGTCCCGGCGAACTTGGGAGAAGCGTTTGCGAAAAATCTGGCGTTGCCGCAAAACCTGAATACCAGCACATTCTACCAGGCATTACGGAACTTCCTGGGCCACCATTATAAAGAGTGGTTGCGCGAAATGGCGGAGAATGACCGCAGTTTCCACCCCTTTGACCTGGGCGCTGAATTCAATTCAGTAGTGCGGGCCAAACGCATCGAAACCAGCTTTTTCGATAAGGGCATAAGCGACCGTTTCCTCCGCGAACAGGCGGGTCGGATTGAACATAACCTGCAAGGCTCCTTTCCGCAAACAGAGCAGCGCTTCATGCAACTGCTGATTGACATGGCGGAGAAATGCCGCGATAAACTCGGTGCATTGAACCGCGAATTAACGGATGTTTAG
- the rsmA gene encoding 16S rRNA (adenine(1518)-N(6)/adenine(1519)-N(6))-dimethyltransferase RsmA produces MSNHSVRPKKHLGQHFLKDLSIAQQIAGLLSGHNAYKKVLEIGPGMGVLTQYLLPNEQFETHVIEIDRESISYLQQHFPSLRGRIIDGDFLQMDLRKLFQEPVAIIGNFPYNISSQIFFRVLEYRAQIPEVVCMLQKEVAQRIASPPGNRDYGILSVLLQAYYDITYEFTVDASVFQPPPAVQSGVIRLKRNSVEALPCDEKKFVQVVKQGFNNRRKMLRNALKPLNPPETMLSNPLLDKRAEQLSVADFVKLTQLMTPEQ; encoded by the coding sequence ATGTCTAACCATTCTGTACGGCCCAAAAAACACCTGGGTCAGCATTTTCTGAAAGATCTGTCCATTGCCCAGCAAATCGCGGGCTTGTTATCAGGTCATAATGCTTATAAAAAGGTACTGGAAATTGGACCGGGGATGGGCGTTTTGACCCAGTATCTCCTCCCCAATGAGCAGTTCGAAACGCATGTTATCGAAATTGACCGCGAATCGATTTCCTATTTGCAGCAGCATTTTCCCAGTTTGAGGGGGCGCATTATCGACGGCGACTTTCTCCAGATGGATTTGCGCAAACTGTTTCAGGAGCCCGTGGCGATCATTGGCAATTTTCCTTACAATATTTCCTCCCAGATCTTTTTTAGGGTATTGGAGTACCGCGCGCAGATTCCAGAAGTGGTTTGCATGCTTCAGAAAGAGGTAGCCCAGCGCATTGCTTCCCCTCCGGGCAATAGAGATTACGGAATTCTAAGCGTGCTTTTACAGGCTTACTACGATATTACTTACGAATTTACGGTCGATGCCAGCGTTTTTCAACCACCTCCAGCGGTTCAGTCGGGCGTGATCCGATTAAAGCGAAACAGCGTCGAGGCGCTTCCCTGTGATGAAAAGAAGTTTGTTCAGGTGGTCAAACAGGGGTTTAATAACCGCCGGAAAATGCTGCGCAATGCACTCAAGCCGCTCAATCCCCCCGAAACAATGCTTTCCAACCCGCTGTTAGATAAACGAGCCGAGCAATTAAGTGTAGCCGATTTTGTGAAGCTAACGCAGTTGATGACCCCCGAACAATAA
- the mgtE gene encoding magnesium transporter has translation MTFELTKEYLESLQLAIEARDDSTLLAEMDELYPADISSILYELDNESARYLLNVLDKKVGAEILANLDPSERVDFLKSFQSTELAPFIENMDSDDAVDILNEQSIQLREEVIALLEDREQARFILDLLHYDEDVAGGLMQKELIKINVNLTVNQCIEEIRQQAEDVENVNVVYVVDDSSKLLGFVSLKKIVLSQKNAKIADIYEEDIHFVETYRPAQEVAEVMQRYDLETIPVVNVQGRLLGRITIDDIVDVITEQAEEDIQAISGLSGEVEETDSVWERAKVQLPWLIAGAVGSLLAATVINGFQSELGKVAALAAFIPIIGSTGGNVGIQTSSLILQSLTDTSGLSTTIGQRLLRTLLVSLLNGLVVGLIAGLYTFLIGEQRLFFVVAASLLAVVLLASFMGTVTPLLLNRIGINPAVASGPFITTANDLIGIGVYFLIADLLLSEL, from the coding sequence ATGACTTTCGAACTAACTAAAGAATATTTAGAAAGCCTTCAACTTGCCATCGAAGCCCGTGACGATTCGACCCTGCTGGCCGAGATGGATGAGCTATACCCCGCCGATATTTCTAGCATTTTGTATGAATTGGATAACGAGTCGGCGCGGTATCTGCTCAATGTGCTAGATAAAAAAGTGGGGGCCGAGATTCTGGCCAATCTCGACCCGTCCGAACGCGTTGATTTTCTGAAGAGTTTCCAATCTACCGAACTGGCCCCGTTCATCGAAAACATGGACTCGGATGATGCGGTTGATATCTTGAACGAGCAATCCATTCAACTGCGTGAAGAAGTAATTGCCCTGCTGGAAGACCGCGAACAGGCCCGTTTCATTCTCGACCTGCTTCACTACGACGAAGACGTGGCTGGCGGTTTGATGCAGAAAGAATTAATCAAGATCAACGTCAACCTCACCGTAAATCAGTGTATTGAGGAAATCCGGCAGCAGGCCGAGGATGTCGAAAACGTCAACGTGGTGTATGTGGTGGACGATAGCAGCAAACTGCTGGGCTTTGTCTCGCTGAAAAAAATAGTTCTTTCGCAGAAAAACGCCAAAATCGCCGACATCTACGAAGAAGACATTCACTTTGTGGAAACCTACCGCCCAGCGCAGGAAGTAGCCGAAGTGATGCAGCGTTATGACCTGGAAACCATCCCCGTCGTGAACGTACAGGGGCGACTGCTGGGCCGAATCACCATTGATGACATTGTAGACGTTATTACCGAACAGGCCGAAGAAGACATTCAGGCCATTTCGGGTTTGTCGGGTGAGGTGGAAGAAACCGACAGCGTCTGGGAACGGGCCAAAGTGCAGTTGCCGTGGCTCATTGCCGGGGCAGTCGGTAGCCTATTGGCCGCGACGGTGATCAATGGTTTTCAGAGTGAGTTGGGTAAAGTAGCCGCCCTGGCTGCTTTCATTCCGATCATCGGTTCGACGGGTGGCAATGTCGGCATTCAAACGTCTTCGCTGATTCTGCAAAGTCTGACTGATACCTCCGGCCTGTCTACGACAATCGGCCAGCGGCTGCTGCGTACGCTTCTGGTGTCGCTGCTTAATGGGCTGGTGGTTGGCCTGATTGCGGGACTTTATACCTTTCTGATTGGTGAACAAAGGCTCTTTTTTGTGGTGGCAGCCTCACTCTTGGCCGTTGTTTTACTGGCTTCGTTCATGGGAACAGTAACCCCATTGCTCTTAAACCGAATCGGGATCAATCCCGCCGTTGCCTCCGGTCCCTTCATTACCACCGCCAACGACTTAATTGGCATTGGTGTCTATTTTCTGATTGCAGATCTTTTACTTTCTGAATTATGA
- the dtd gene encoding D-aminoacyl-tRNA deacylase, whose protein sequence is MIAVIQRVTQASVTIEGQIKGQIGLGFLILLGITHTDTREDIEWLSKKIVGMRIFSDAEDKMNLDLKTVNGHILLISQFTLHASTKKGNRPSFIEAARPEVAIPLYEQMIQQLTLDLGQPIQTGEFGADMKVSLLNDGPVTILIDSKNRQ, encoded by the coding sequence ATGATTGCCGTTATCCAGCGCGTAACGCAAGCCTCGGTTACCATTGAAGGACAAATCAAAGGCCAGATCGGTCTTGGTTTTTTAATTTTACTGGGAATTACGCATACCGATACCCGCGAAGACATTGAGTGGTTGAGCAAGAAAATTGTGGGTATGCGCATTTTTAGTGATGCAGAAGACAAAATGAACCTCGACCTGAAAACGGTCAATGGCCATATTCTTCTCATCAGTCAGTTTACGCTTCACGCCAGCACGAAGAAAGGAAATCGCCCCAGCTTTATTGAAGCCGCCCGCCCCGAAGTAGCTATTCCGTTGTACGAACAGATGATTCAGCAACTCACGCTGGACCTGGGTCAACCCATTCAGACCGGCGAATTTGGTGCTGATATGAAAGTTTCCTTGCTCAACGACGGACCCGTTACCATTCTCATTGACTCCAAAAACCGGCAGTAG